From the Acidovorax carolinensis genome, one window contains:
- a CDS encoding BolA family protein translates to MTTQATHTLAQAMQQRLCEKLSPTQVDVLDESAAHAGHAGANGTGFGTHFRVRIASPLFTGRSRLAQHRLVYDALQEFIDQGVHAIAIEVL, encoded by the coding sequence ATGACCACCCAAGCCACCCACACCCTGGCCCAGGCGATGCAGCAGCGCCTGTGCGAAAAGCTCTCTCCCACGCAGGTGGACGTGCTGGATGAAAGTGCCGCCCACGCGGGCCACGCGGGCGCCAACGGCACGGGTTTTGGCACCCATTTCCGGGTGCGCATTGCGTCACCTTTGTTTACCGGCCGCAGCCGCTTGGCGCAACATCGCCTTGTGTATGATGCGCTGCAAGAATTTATTGACCAGGGCGTTCACGCCATCGCCATTGAAGTTCTCTGA
- a CDS encoding septation protein A, with protein MKLLIDFFPIFLFFAAFKIWGIYIATAVAIAATVVQIGYLHYKHGKVEPMQWLSLGVIVLFGGATLLSHSDTFIKWKPTVLYWLMGGALLVGQLFFRKNLLKSLMGAQMDLPESAWRTMNWSWTGFFAVMGVLNLWVAYNFDTDTWVTFKLFGGMGLMLVFVLAQALYLSRYMKDTDDTKGPQA; from the coding sequence ATGAAACTCCTGATCGACTTCTTCCCCATCTTCCTGTTCTTCGCAGCATTCAAGATCTGGGGCATCTACATCGCCACGGCGGTGGCCATTGCAGCCACGGTAGTGCAGATCGGCTACCTGCACTACAAGCACGGCAAGGTCGAGCCCATGCAATGGCTCAGCCTGGGGGTGATCGTGCTGTTTGGCGGCGCCACCTTGCTGTCGCACAGCGACACCTTCATCAAATGGAAGCCCACGGTGCTGTACTGGCTGATGGGTGGCGCGCTGCTGGTCGGGCAGCTGTTTTTCCGCAAGAACCTGCTCAAGTCGCTGATGGGCGCCCAGATGGATCTGCCCGAGTCCGCGTGGCGCACCATGAACTGGAGCTGGACGGGCTTCTTTGCCGTGATGGGCGTGCTCAACCTCTGGGTGGCCTACAACTTCGACACCGACACCTGGGTCACCTTCAAGCTGTTCGGTGGCATGGGCCTGATGCTGGTGTTTGTGCTGGCGCAGGCGCTTTATCTCAGCCGCTACATGAAGGACACCGACGACACCAAGGGGCCGCAGGCATGA
- the msrB gene encoding peptide-methionine (R)-S-oxide reductase MsrB, translating to MSFPIQKTDAEWQALLKDKGAEPGALQVTRHAATERPFTGKYEAHWADGSYHCICCGAKLFDAVTKFDAGCGWPSFSQAVPGAITEIVDRSHGMVRTETVCAQCGAHLGHVFEDGPAPTGLRYCMNSASLDFEPESP from the coding sequence ATGAGCTTTCCCATCCAGAAAACCGACGCCGAATGGCAAGCGCTGCTCAAGGACAAGGGCGCTGAGCCCGGGGCCTTGCAGGTCACGCGCCATGCCGCCACCGAACGCCCCTTCACCGGCAAATACGAAGCCCACTGGGCCGACGGCAGCTACCACTGCATCTGCTGCGGTGCCAAGTTGTTTGATGCGGTCACCAAGTTCGATGCCGGCTGCGGCTGGCCCAGCTTCTCGCAGGCAGTGCCCGGCGCCATCACCGAAATCGTCGATCGCAGCCATGGCATGGTGCGCACTGAAACCGTGTGTGCACAATGCGGGGCGCATCTGGGCCATGTGTTTGAAGATGGCCCGGCGCCGACAGGCCTGCGCTACTGCATGAATTCGGCCTCGCTCGATTTCGAACCAGAATCGCCTTGA
- a CDS encoding protein adenylyltransferase SelO, protein MNPLAASTAAIPPLDLTGKGGFASLGPAFFTALQPTPLPQPHWIGVSTDVADLLALDAGWMASDEALQVFTGNARLPGSTPLASVYSGHQFGVWAGQLGDGRAILLGETPGGLEVQLKGSGRTPYSRMGDGRAVLRSSIREFLCSEAMHALGVPTSRALCVTGSPAPVRREEIESAAVVTRVAQSFVRFGHFEHFAARGQVNELRLLADYVIDRYYPACRSTEQPGGNAYAALLQAVSERTATLMAHWQAVGFCHGVMNTDNMSILGLTIDYGPFQFLDAFVPGHVCNHSDTQGRYAYNRQPNVAYWNLFCLAQALLPLIGDEEQAQAALVSYKTVFSDDFMARMRAKLGLTAQRAGDAELIDHILLLLAKNGVDYTIFWRRLSHAVAQNDFEPVRDLFADRAGWDQWLLSYSELLALTDKAVSAHLMLSSNPKFVLRNHLGEQAIRAAKQGDFSELQTLQRLLQHPFDEHPGHDAWADFPPDWASSIEISCSS, encoded by the coding sequence ATGAACCCGCTTGCCGCCAGCACTGCTGCCATCCCGCCTCTGGATCTGACTGGGAAGGGTGGATTCGCGAGCCTGGGGCCCGCATTCTTTACCGCGTTGCAGCCCACCCCCCTGCCCCAGCCGCACTGGATCGGCGTCAGCACCGACGTCGCGGATTTGCTGGCGCTGGATGCCGGCTGGATGGCGTCTGACGAGGCACTGCAGGTCTTTACGGGCAATGCCCGTTTGCCGGGCAGCACCCCCCTGGCCAGTGTTTACAGCGGCCACCAGTTTGGCGTGTGGGCCGGGCAGCTGGGCGACGGGCGGGCCATCCTGCTGGGTGAAACCCCGGGCGGACTGGAAGTGCAGCTCAAAGGCAGCGGCCGCACCCCGTATTCGCGTATGGGCGATGGGCGCGCCGTGCTGCGTTCGAGCATCCGCGAATTTCTGTGCAGTGAAGCCATGCACGCGCTAGGCGTCCCCACCTCGCGGGCCTTGTGCGTCACCGGGTCGCCAGCCCCCGTGCGCCGCGAAGAGATCGAAAGCGCCGCCGTGGTGACCCGGGTAGCGCAAAGCTTCGTGCGTTTCGGCCATTTCGAGCATTTCGCTGCCCGTGGCCAGGTGAACGAGTTGCGCTTGCTGGCCGACTATGTGATCGACCGCTATTACCCGGCCTGCCGCAGCACTGAGCAGCCTGGTGGCAACGCCTACGCGGCCCTGCTGCAGGCCGTGAGCGAGCGCACCGCCACGCTGATGGCGCACTGGCAGGCCGTGGGCTTTTGCCACGGCGTGATGAACACCGACAACATGAGCATTCTGGGCCTGACGATCGACTATGGCCCCTTCCAGTTTCTGGACGCCTTTGTGCCCGGCCATGTCTGCAACCACAGCGACACCCAGGGCCGATATGCCTACAACCGCCAGCCCAACGTGGCGTACTGGAACCTGTTTTGCCTGGCCCAGGCACTGCTGCCGCTGATCGGCGACGAGGAGCAGGCCCAGGCGGCCCTCGTGTCGTACAAGACCGTTTTCTCCGACGACTTCATGGCCCGCATGCGCGCCAAGCTCGGCCTGACTGCCCAGCGTGCCGGCGATGCGGAACTGATCGATCACATCTTGCTGCTGCTGGCAAAAAACGGGGTGGACTACACCATCTTCTGGCGGCGCCTGTCGCACGCCGTGGCGCAAAACGACTTCGAACCCGTGCGCGACCTGTTTGCCGACCGGGCGGGTTGGGACCAATGGTTGCTATCTTATTCAGAGCTACTAGCGCTTACCGATAAAGCGGTTTCTGCACATTTGATGCTGAGCAGCAATCCCAAGTTCGTGCTGCGCAATCACCTGGGTGAGCAGGCCATACGGGCCGCGAAGCAAGGCGATTTCTCCGAACTGCAAACCCTGCAGCGCCTGCTGCAGCATCCTTTTGACGAGCATCCCGGCCATGACGCCTGGGCCGACTTCCCGCCCGACTGGGCTTCTTCCATCGAAATCAGCTGTTCATCATGA
- a CDS encoding branched-chain amino acid ABC transporter substrate-binding protein, with product MRFAIKAVAASVILASAGGAFAQKGETVKIAWLDPLSGLMAAVGTNQLKSFQFLAEEFNKKNAAGVKFEIIGIDNKLSPQETTSALRSAMDQGARYVVQGNGSGPALAIIDALEKHNARNPGKEVLFLNYAAVDPDLTNSKCSYWHFRLDADTSMKMEALTTYMKDLPEVKKVYLINQNYSHGHQVSKFAKEMMKRKRPDVQFVGDDLHPLAQVRDFSPYIAKIKASGADSVITGNWGSDLALLIKAANDSGLNNVNFYTYYGSVTGSPTAMGAAADGRVYQVAYAHLNLPGPLNQIVVDYKKKFNDDMYTGAVYHAFAMLSEGFVKAKSTDPVKVASVLEGMKFKSFNGEVEMRKTDHQLQQGLFISKWEKAGGKYPLDSESTGYTFVPVKYYEPYVASTPTSCQMKRP from the coding sequence ATGAGATTTGCTATCAAAGCAGTAGCTGCATCCGTCATTCTGGCAAGCGCGGGTGGCGCCTTCGCCCAAAAGGGCGAGACCGTCAAGATCGCCTGGCTGGATCCCCTTTCGGGTCTCATGGCCGCAGTGGGAACGAACCAGCTCAAGAGCTTTCAGTTTCTGGCGGAAGAGTTCAACAAGAAGAATGCAGCCGGCGTCAAATTCGAAATCATCGGCATCGACAACAAGCTGAGCCCTCAAGAGACCACCAGCGCACTGCGCTCGGCCATGGACCAGGGTGCCCGCTATGTGGTGCAGGGCAACGGCTCGGGCCCCGCACTGGCCATCATCGATGCGCTGGAAAAGCACAACGCCCGCAACCCCGGCAAGGAAGTGCTGTTCCTCAACTACGCCGCCGTGGACCCGGATCTGACCAACAGCAAATGCAGCTACTGGCATTTCCGTCTGGATGCCGACACCTCCATGAAGATGGAAGCGCTGACCACCTACATGAAGGATCTTCCTGAAGTCAAGAAGGTCTACCTGATCAACCAGAACTATTCGCACGGCCACCAGGTTTCCAAGTTCGCCAAGGAAATGATGAAGCGCAAGCGCCCCGATGTGCAGTTTGTCGGCGACGACCTGCACCCGCTGGCGCAGGTGCGTGACTTCTCGCCCTACATCGCCAAGATCAAGGCCTCGGGTGCCGACAGCGTGATCACCGGCAACTGGGGCTCCGACCTGGCGCTGCTCATCAAGGCCGCCAACGATTCGGGCCTGAACAACGTCAATTTCTACACCTACTACGGCTCCGTTACCGGCAGCCCCACCGCCATGGGCGCCGCTGCCGACGGCCGTGTGTACCAGGTGGCCTATGCCCACCTGAACCTGCCGGGCCCGCTGAACCAGATCGTGGTGGACTACAAGAAGAAGTTCAACGACGACATGTACACCGGAGCCGTCTACCACGCCTTCGCCATGCTGTCCGAAGGCTTTGTCAAGGCCAAGTCAACCGATCCCGTCAAGGTGGCTTCCGTGCTCGAAGGCATGAAGTTCAAGAGCTTCAATGGCGAGGTCGAAATGCGCAAGACCGACCACCAGCTGCAGCAGGGGCTGTTCATCTCGAAGTGGGAAAAGGCCGGCGGCAAGTACCCGCTCGATTCCGAGAGCACTGGCTACACGTTCGTTCCAGTGAAGTACTACGAGCCCTATGTGGCCAGCACGCCCACCTCGTGCC